In Helicobacter colisuis, one genomic interval encodes:
- the rplL gene encoding 50S ribosomal protein L7/L12, which produces MAISKEDVLEYIGNLSVMELSELVKAFEEKFGVSAAPTVVAGAVAGGAGAVAEEKTEFDVILADSGDKKINVIKVVREITGLGLKEAKDAVEKTPFTVKEGVKKEDAEAMKAKFEEAGAKVEIK; this is translated from the coding sequence ATGGCAATTTCAAAAGAGGATGTATTAGAGTATATTGGTAATCTTTCTGTTATGGAACTTTCAGAGCTTGTAAAAGCTTTTGAAGAGAAATTTGGTGTTTCTGCTGCGCCAACTGTTGTTGCAGGTGCAGTTGCTGGTGGTGCTGGTGCTGTTGCAGAGGAAAAAACAGAATTTGATGTTATTCTTGCAGATAGCGGTGATAAGAAAATCAATGTTATCAAAGTTGTAAGAGAAATAACAGGTCTTGGCTTAAAAGAAGCAAAAGATGCAGTTGAGAAAACTCCATTCACCGTTAAAGAAGGTGTTAAAAAAGAAGATGCTGAAGCTATGAAAGCAAAATTTGAAGAGGCTGGTGCTAAAGTCGAAATTAAATAA
- the rplK gene encoding 50S ribosomal protein L11, which yields MAKKIIGELKLQIPAGKANPSPPVGPALGQRGVNIMEFCKAFNEKTKDMGDFNIPVLITVYQDKSFTFVTKKPPVTDLIKKAAGIQKGSDNPLKNKVGKLTKAQVLEIVKTKMDDLNANSEEAAIKIVEGSARSMGIEVVD from the coding sequence ATGGCAAAGAAAATCATTGGCGAACTTAAGCTTCAAATCCCTGCGGGCAAAGCAAATCCATCTCCTCCTGTTGGTCCAGCTCTAGGACAGCGCGGTGTTAATATTATGGAATTTTGTAAAGCATTCAATGAAAAAACGAAAGATATGGGAGATTTTAATATTCCTGTGTTAATCACTGTTTATCAAGATAAAAGCTTTACATTTGTAACCAAAAAACCGCCTGTTACAGATTTAATTAAAAAAGCGGCAGGAATCCAGAAAGGTTCTGATAATCCTTTAAAAAATAAAGTTGGAAAATTAACTAAAGCACAAGTTTTAGAGATTGTTAAAACAAAGATGGATGATTTGAATGCAAATTCAGAAGAAGCAGCAATTAAAATTGTTGAAGGAAGTGCTCGAAGTATGGGCATTGAAGTTGTAGATTAA
- a CDS encoding DegT/DnrJ/EryC1/StrS family aminotransferase codes for MIKFLDLHKINQRFKSEIDLAIREVLESGWYLLGEKNKAFEENFAKYCETKFSIGCANGLDALHLAIRAYDFPKDSEIIVPANTYIASILAISNCGLKPILVEPNLETYNIDVDLIEAKITEKTKAIVVVHLYGQAVEMEKIWELAKKYNLKIIEDSAQAHGAIYQGKKVGNLGDIGCFSFYPGKNLGALGDGGSITTNDEEVAIKIRAIANYGSLIKYENIYKGLNSRLDEIQAAILDLKLQFLDADNQQRREIAKIYRENIKNEKIVLPKLYKEESHVWHLFVIRTKDRDKLQEYLKIKGIQTLIHYPIPPHKQNAYKEWNNLSFPITEKIHKEVLSLPISPAMNKEEAFYIAQILNEF; via the coding sequence ATGATTAAATTTTTGGATTTACATAAAATTAATCAGCGTTTTAAGAGTGAAATTGACTTAGCCATTAGGGAAGTTTTGGAGAGCGGTTGGTATCTTTTGGGAGAGAAAAATAAAGCCTTTGAAGAAAACTTTGCCAAATATTGTGAGACAAAATTTAGCATAGGATGCGCAAATGGTCTTGATGCATTGCACTTAGCTATCCGAGCTTATGACTTCCCCAAAGATTCGGAGATAATAGTGCCAGCTAATACCTATATTGCCTCAATTTTAGCAATTAGTAATTGTGGGTTGAAGCCTATTTTGGTAGAGCCAAATTTAGAGACTTATAATATTGATGTGGATTTGATTGAAGCCAAAATTACAGAGAAAACAAAAGCCATTGTGGTTGTTCATTTGTATGGTCAAGCAGTTGAAATGGAGAAAATTTGGGAACTTGCTAAAAAATATAACTTAAAAATTATTGAAGACTCAGCTCAAGCGCATGGAGCAATATACCAAGGTAAAAAAGTTGGAAATCTAGGGGATATAGGGTGTTTTTCTTTTTATCCAGGGAAAAATTTAGGCGCATTAGGCGATGGTGGAAGTATTACCACTAATGATGAAGAAGTCGCGATAAAGATTAGGGCAATAGCAAATTATGGGTCTTTAATAAAATATGAAAACATTTATAAAGGCTTAAATTCTAGGCTTGATGAGATTCAAGCTGCTATATTGGATCTAAAATTGCAATTTTTAGATGCAGACAATCAGCAAAGAAGAGAAATTGCTAAAATTTATAGAGAAAATATTAAAAATGAAAAAATCGTTTTACCAAAACTATATAAAGAAGAATCGCATGTTTGGCATTTGTTTGTTATACGCACAAAAGATAGGGATAAATTGCAGGAATACTTAAAGATTAAAGGCATTCAAACATTAATTCACTATCCTATTCCACCACATAAGCAGAATGCTTATAAGGAGTGGAATAATCTTAGTTTTCCTATTACAGAGAAGATTCACAAAGAAGTGCTGTCTCTACCTATTTCACCAGCAATGAATAAAGAAGAAGCTTTTTATATTGCGCAGATTTTGAATGAATTTTAA
- the rplJ gene encoding 50S ribosomal protein L10, producing the protein MTKVEKNALIESLSAEFQASNAIIVCDYKGLTVKELEVLRAEMRAQNAKVQVVKNTLASIALKNSNVEGLELKENNIFLWSEDQISLSKVVCKFSNSVGGKLVIKSGYFEGELVDSKHIEAVSKLPSKEELIGMLLSVWTAPARYFVTGLDNLRKQKEGE; encoded by the coding sequence ATGACAAAAGTAGAAAAAAACGCTTTAATTGAAAGTTTAAGTGCTGAATTTCAAGCTTCAAATGCAATCATCGTTTGTGATTATAAAGGACTTACGGTTAAGGAATTAGAAGTTCTAAGAGCAGAAATGAGAGCTCAAAATGCAAAAGTGCAAGTCGTTAAAAATACTCTAGCTTCTATTGCATTAAAGAATTCTAATGTTGAAGGTTTGGAGCTAAAAGAAAATAATATTTTTCTTTGGAGTGAAGATCAGATTTCTTTGTCAAAAGTAGTTTGCAAATTTTCAAACTCTGTGGGCGGAAAATTAGTGATCAAATCTGGTTACTTTGAAGGAGAGTTGGTTGATTCAAAACATATCGAAGCAGTTTCAAAACTACCTTCAAAAGAAGAGCTTATTGGTATGTTGCTGTCTGTTTGGACTGCGCCTGCAAGATACTTTGTTACAGGGTTGGATAACTTACGCAAACAAAAAGAAGGTGAATAA
- the secE gene encoding preprotein translocase subunit SecE: MKKLISYYKLSREELSKVIFPTKEQVRNAFISVVIVVTIVALFLALVDFILGSFVSSIL; this comes from the coding sequence ATGAAAAAACTAATTAGTTATTATAAATTATCAAGAGAAGAGTTATCAAAAGTTATTTTCCCCACAAAAGAACAAGTGAGAAATGCATTTATTTCTGTGGTCATCGTTGTAACAATAGTTGCTTTATTCTTGGCATTAGTTGATTTCATTCTTGGTAGTTTTGTTTCAAGCATTTTATAA
- a CDS encoding 5-formyltetrahydrofolate cyclo-ligase — translation MQNLKESYRQHYKANLKKIQDSKQLRYLDYRLEKQLDKLLKKLICAHKKTSKAPISILFYYPLKSEFDCRKLLNSYRKSRNIQIFIPFMCGISFKIVKYRLPLQKKAFGIYEAKNSTFYFKKINIAIIPTLGMDKNFKRIGFGKGMYDRFFDTLKHKPTNIFICRGIHYTHQTITEKHDVQSNFFITPFASLKLEDQKYDNLDYCQLRFISLSRRRRKLPYFTQTF, via the coding sequence TTGCAAAATCTAAAAGAATCCTATCGCCAACACTACAAAGCTAATCTCAAAAAAATTCAAGATTCTAAGCAGCTTAGATACTTGGATTATCGTTTAGAAAAACAGCTTGATAAACTTCTAAAAAAACTAATCTGTGCTCACAAAAAAACTTCTAAGGCACCTATTTCTATTTTATTTTATTATCCTTTAAAAAGCGAATTTGATTGTAGAAAGCTACTTAATTCTTACCGCAAATCAAGAAATATACAAATTTTTATCCCTTTTATGTGTGGTATCAGCTTTAAAATTGTAAAATACCGCTTACCATTGCAAAAAAAGGCATTTGGTATTTATGAAGCCAAAAATTCAACATTTTATTTTAAAAAAATTAATATTGCAATCATTCCCACACTTGGAATGGATAAAAATTTCAAACGCATAGGATTTGGCAAGGGTATGTATGATAGATTTTTTGATACTTTAAAACACAAACCTACCAATATTTTTATTTGTCGTGGCATTCATTATACTCATCAAACTATCACAGAAAAACACGATGTGCAGTCAAATTTCTTCATCACGCCCTTTGCTAGTCTCAAACTAGAGGATCAAAAATATGATAACTTGGATTATTGTCAGCTCCGCTTTATCAGCCTTAGTCGCCGGCGGAGGAAGCTACCTTATTTCACGCAGACTTTCTAG
- the rny gene encoding ribonuclease Y, with the protein MITWIIVSSALSALVAGGGSYLISRRLSSANVEILLAQSKAKAKAIEYEAEKTLQESKIKAKEIELESKQKYERETAKIVKEYENNRLEFEKEKLRENQKLEHKQCSLDRERQLINRDKNVLLQEQESLKKLKTNYQEKLEDLTNKLATISTITKSEAKKILFKKIQEESRQEIAQILRKQEKELREEAKAKAAYILAQATSRFAGEFAAERLIHTIILPNDEMKARIIGKDGRNIKTLEMICGVDIIIDDTPGVIVVSSHNLYRRSIAVQTIQRLIEDGRIQPARIEEIYQKCAEEFEQNIFDEGDKVTLDLGLGNIHPEIKKLIGKLRYRASYGQNALAHSLEVANLAGIIAAELGGDCLLATKAGLLHDIGKARTHEFKGTHVELGAEIIRRYNEHPVVLNAILSHHGDEEVKSIEAAAVCAADALSAARPGARREVLENYLRRVSEIEKIALSKMGVLHAYAINAGREVRVIVKAEEIDDDESYLLAKEIAQEIQSNVQYPGEIKVSVIRETRACAIAE; encoded by the coding sequence ATGATAACTTGGATTATTGTCAGCTCCGCTTTATCAGCCTTAGTCGCCGGCGGAGGAAGCTACCTTATTTCACGCAGACTTTCTAGCGCTAATGTAGAGATTCTGCTTGCACAATCAAAGGCTAAGGCAAAGGCTATTGAATACGAAGCAGAAAAAACACTTCAAGAATCAAAAATCAAAGCCAAAGAAATAGAGCTAGAATCAAAGCAAAAATACGAAAGAGAAACAGCCAAAATTGTAAAAGAATATGAAAATAATCGCTTAGAATTTGAAAAAGAAAAGCTAAGAGAGAATCAAAAGCTAGAACACAAACAATGCTCACTTGATCGCGAGAGACAACTCATCAATCGCGATAAAAATGTTTTACTCCAAGAGCAAGAATCACTTAAAAAACTCAAAACAAACTATCAAGAAAAGCTTGAAGATCTAACTAACAAACTAGCCACTATTAGCACTATCACAAAGAGCGAAGCCAAAAAAATCCTTTTTAAAAAGATACAAGAAGAATCTCGTCAAGAAATCGCACAGATTCTAAGAAAACAAGAAAAAGAGCTTAGAGAAGAAGCCAAAGCCAAAGCAGCTTATATTCTAGCTCAAGCCACTTCACGCTTTGCAGGGGAATTTGCCGCTGAGAGACTTATCCACACAATCATTCTCCCTAATGATGAGATGAAAGCTCGAATCATCGGAAAAGATGGGCGCAATATTAAAACACTTGAAATGATTTGTGGAGTAGATATTATTATTGATGACACACCTGGTGTGATTGTCGTTAGCTCACACAATCTCTACCGCCGATCTATTGCTGTGCAGACTATCCAAAGATTAATCGAAGATGGCAGAATCCAACCTGCTAGAATCGAAGAGATTTATCAAAAATGCGCTGAAGAGTTTGAACAAAATATTTTTGATGAGGGAGATAAAGTTACTCTTGATTTGGGACTTGGAAACATCCACCCTGAAATCAAAAAACTCATCGGAAAATTACGCTACCGCGCAAGCTATGGGCAAAATGCACTAGCACATAGCCTAGAAGTAGCCAATCTTGCTGGAATCATCGCCGCAGAATTAGGCGGAGATTGCCTGTTAGCAACAAAAGCCGGACTCTTGCATGATATAGGAAAGGCAAGGACACACGAGTTCAAAGGCACTCATGTGGAGCTTGGAGCAGAAATCATACGGCGGTATAATGAGCACCCTGTAGTTTTAAATGCGATTCTCTCTCATCATGGCGATGAAGAAGTTAAAAGCATAGAAGCAGCAGCTGTGTGTGCAGCTGATGCACTCTCTGCTGCACGCCCTGGGGCAAGACGAGAAGTGCTAGAAAACTACCTAAGGCGCGTGAGTGAAATAGAGAAAATTGCACTCTCAAAAATGGGCGTTTTACACGCCTATGCTATTAATGCAGGAAGGGAAGTGCGAGTGATTGTCAAAGCAGAAGAAATTGATGATGATGAATCCTATTTACTTGCTAAAGAAATTGCTCAAGAAATACAATCTAATGTCCAATACCCCGGTGAAATCAAAGTAAGTGTAATACGCGAAACAAGAGCCTGTGCAATAGCGGAATGA
- a CDS encoding TonB-dependent receptor, translating into MRKRKHLQPRGFRKKYFSLAAILALNSTLLAQSQNIALNEKSSQSQDSQSLKLSIIHADEFVENADFKEEFSAEEIKQSNAQNVYEFLNLHSLLKTTPSYGNPYTQNIDLRGFGQNAHKNLAIIVDGIRINNIDSAPVSLSSIPLDSIQKIEIIRGKGMTKYGNGAVSGVLKITTTRKEGGTINLGYSSYDTLNSQMTARYVGDTLNIGFYGQYQHSQGARKITQGSDEKDGNYNKNSGISLFYYPNDSLILKASANYSKYGIKYADPLTKEQFDKDPSQAPAPSPWGGDSFSHQKRWDLYHNFGLTYYAQNGVTTDINFGGNRNESDYVNSPNALYVGKGLYGNFNTAYKNDSYLAEIGGEIKQSQRINNNVKAEVSEMLLYLSGEKYLGKSTLNLGINTQRVINKQTNLYSRDENLIGGELGYHYQIHPQISVFTSYSRTFVTPNVDWLFRYDRITSALLPNTLIEPATFDTFQIGTDMIVGIHKLSGSVFYIQGHDENYFGLNKITGISNTNQTLGKTRRIGGEVKFITYFLQNLYSTLSYAYVDATMQGNEGYKGNTIPGVSKHTFVTSLNYLPIPNLNLGISYKYGSRAYDYNDYDNVLTKMPNYQSLNATLSYTLKDFEIYAFANNLTNHKNALVVEKYYPYEFETTFGGGVKYKF; encoded by the coding sequence ATGCGAAAACGCAAACATTTACAACCTAGGGGATTTAGAAAAAAATATTTTTCTTTGGCTGCAATTTTAGCTTTAAACAGCACCCTTCTTGCACAAAGTCAAAATATCGCTTTAAATGAAAAATCTTCACAATCTCAAGATTCTCAATCTTTAAAGCTTTCTATTATCCATGCAGATGAGTTTGTAGAGAATGCAGACTTCAAAGAAGAATTTAGTGCAGAGGAAATTAAACAATCCAATGCTCAAAATGTCTATGAATTCTTAAATCTTCATTCTCTACTTAAAACCACTCCCAGTTATGGCAATCCTTACACTCAAAACATTGATTTAAGAGGTTTTGGGCAAAACGCACACAAGAATCTTGCAATCATTGTTGATGGAATTAGAATAAATAATATTGATTCAGCGCCTGTTTCACTAAGCTCTATTCCACTTGATTCGATTCAAAAAATTGAAATTATCCGCGGCAAGGGTATGACAAAATATGGCAATGGTGCTGTTAGTGGAGTTTTGAAAATCACCACCACACGCAAAGAAGGTGGAACTATTAATCTAGGCTATTCAAGCTATGACACGCTCAATTCACAAATGACAGCGCGTTATGTGGGAGACACTTTGAATATTGGATTTTATGGTCAATATCAACATTCTCAAGGTGCTAGAAAAATCACGCAAGGATCTGATGAAAAAGATGGAAATTACAACAAAAATAGCGGAATCTCACTTTTTTATTACCCCAATGATTCTTTAATCTTAAAAGCTAGTGCTAATTATTCCAAATATGGTATCAAATATGCCGATCCACTTACCAAAGAGCAGTTTGACAAAGATCCAAGCCAAGCTCCTGCGCCATCGCCTTGGGGGGGAGATTCCTTTAGTCATCAAAAGCGATGGGATTTGTATCATAATTTTGGCTTAACCTATTATGCGCAAAATGGCGTTACTACCGATATTAACTTTGGTGGGAATCGCAATGAAAGCGATTATGTCAATTCTCCCAATGCACTTTATGTCGGAAAAGGTTTATATGGTAATTTTAATACTGCTTACAAAAATGATTCCTATCTTGCAGAAATAGGGGGAGAGATCAAACAAAGCCAACGCATAAATAACAATGTTAAAGCTGAAGTGAGTGAAATGTTGCTTTATCTTAGCGGAGAAAAATATCTAGGGAAATCCACGCTCAATCTTGGAATCAACACACAAAGAGTCATCAACAAACAAACTAATCTTTATAGCAGGGATGAAAATCTTATTGGTGGAGAACTTGGCTATCATTACCAAATCCACCCGCAAATTAGCGTTTTTACTTCCTATTCTCGCACCTTTGTTACTCCAAATGTTGATTGGCTATTCCGCTATGATCGTATCACATCTGCCCTTTTGCCTAACACACTCATTGAACCAGCCACTTTTGATACTTTTCAAATTGGAACAGATATGATTGTGGGGATTCACAAGCTTAGCGGAAGTGTGTTTTATATCCAAGGGCACGATGAAAACTATTTTGGACTAAACAAAATCACAGGCATTTCTAATACTAACCAAACTCTAGGAAAAACAAGAAGAATCGGTGGTGAAGTTAAATTTATCACTTATTTTTTACAAAACCTTTATTCAACCTTGAGTTATGCTTATGTTGATGCTACCATGCAAGGCAATGAAGGATATAAAGGCAATACAATTCCCGGTGTCTCTAAGCACACTTTTGTAACAAGCCTTAATTATCTCCCTATTCCTAATCTTAATCTTGGAATCTCTTATAAATATGGCTCTAGGGCTTATGATTATAATGATTATGATAATGTGCTTACAAAAATGCCAAACTATCAAAGTCTCAATGCCACATTAAGCTACACACTTAAAGATTTTGAAATTTATGCCTTTGCTAATAATCTCACAAATCATAAAAATGCTCTAGTGGTTGAAAAATATTATCCCTATGAGTTTGAAACAACCTTTGGTGGAGGAGTGAAATACAAATTCTAA
- the rplA gene encoding 50S ribosomal protein L1 produces the protein MAKKITKRMQKLLEKVDCKKIYDITTASATVKSLASAKFDETVEIALSLGVDPRHADQMIRGAVVLPNGTGKNVRVAVFAKGVKADEAKAAGADVVGDEDLAEQIKGGEINFDMVIATPDMMALVGKVGRILGPKGLMPNPKTGTVTMEVSKAVSNAKSGQVNYRVDKKGIIHAPVGKVSFDAKKLEENIIALVRNINKQKPATAKGKYIKNATLSLTMSPSLKLDVQELIDMK, from the coding sequence ATGGCAAAAAAAATTACTAAAAGAATGCAAAAACTACTAGAAAAGGTAGATTGTAAAAAGATATACGATATTACAACCGCTTCTGCAACAGTGAAGTCTTTAGCATCTGCTAAATTTGATGAAACCGTTGAGATTGCGTTGAGTTTGGGAGTTGATCCTAGACATGCCGATCAAATGATTCGTGGTGCTGTTGTATTGCCTAATGGAACAGGAAAAAATGTTCGAGTAGCAGTTTTTGCAAAAGGTGTAAAAGCTGATGAAGCAAAAGCGGCAGGAGCTGATGTTGTAGGTGATGAGGATTTAGCAGAGCAAATCAAAGGTGGTGAAATCAATTTTGATATGGTGATTGCTACTCCAGATATGATGGCTTTAGTAGGAAAAGTTGGTCGAATCTTAGGTCCAAAGGGATTAATGCCAAACCCCAAAACTGGAACAGTAACCATGGAAGTTTCAAAAGCAGTGAGCAATGCTAAGAGCGGTCAAGTCAATTATCGTGTAGATAAAAAGGGTATTATCCACGCACCTGTTGGAAAGGTTAGCTTTGATGCAAAAAAACTAGAAGAGAATATCATTGCGCTTGTTAGAAATATCAATAAGCAAAAACCAGCAACAGCTAAGGGTAAATATATTAAAAATGCAACTTTATCGCTAACAATGAGTCCATCACTTAAACTTGATGTGCAAGAACTCATTGATATGAAATAA
- the tuf gene encoding elongation factor Tu — MAKEKYVKSKPHVNIGTIGHVDHGKTTLSAAISAVLSTKGLAEMKDYDNIDNAPEEKERGITIATSHIEYETEKRHYAHVDCPGHADYVKNMITGAAQMDGAILVVSAADGPMPQTREHILLSRQVGVPYIVVFMNKQDMVDDPELLELVEMEIRELLSSYEFPGDDTPIIAGSALKALDEAKSGTLGEWSEKIMKLMDAVDEYIPTPVRETDKTFLMPIEDVFSIAGRGTVVTGRIERGIVKVGDEIEIVGIRPTQKTTVTGVEMFRKELDQGEAGDNVGVLLRGTKKEEVERGMVLCKPGSITPHKKFEGEIYVLSKEEGGRHTPFFNGYRPQFYVRTTDITGSITLPEGVEMVMPGDNIKITVELINPIALEEGTRFAIREGGRTVGAGVVTKIIE, encoded by the coding sequence ATGGCTAAGGAAAAATATGTCAAATCAAAACCACATGTAAATATTGGAACTATCGGGCATGTTGACCATGGTAAGACAACTTTAAGTGCTGCGATTTCTGCTGTTCTATCTACTAAAGGTCTAGCAGAGATGAAGGACTATGATAATATCGATAATGCTCCAGAAGAAAAAGAGCGTGGTATTACTATTGCGACTTCACACATTGAATATGAAACAGAAAAAAGACACTACGCACACGTAGATTGTCCTGGACACGCTGACTATGTTAAAAACATGATCACAGGTGCTGCGCAAATGGATGGAGCGATTTTGGTTGTTTCTGCTGCAGATGGTCCTATGCCACAAACAAGAGAGCACATTTTGCTATCTCGCCAAGTAGGTGTTCCTTACATTGTGGTATTTATGAATAAACAAGATATGGTTGATGATCCAGAATTATTAGAATTAGTTGAAATGGAAATTAGAGAGCTTTTATCAAGCTATGAATTCCCAGGAGATGATACTCCAATTATCGCTGGTTCTGCATTAAAAGCACTTGATGAAGCAAAATCTGGAACTTTAGGTGAGTGGAGTGAGAAAATCATGAAGCTTATGGATGCAGTAGATGAATACATTCCAACTCCTGTTCGTGAAACTGATAAAACTTTCCTTATGCCAATTGAAGATGTTTTCTCAATTGCTGGTCGTGGAACAGTTGTAACAGGAAGAATCGAAAGAGGTATTGTAAAAGTTGGTGATGAGATTGAAATCGTAGGTATTAGACCAACTCAAAAAACAACTGTTACTGGCGTTGAAATGTTTAGAAAAGAGCTAGATCAAGGTGAGGCTGGTGATAATGTTGGGGTTCTTTTAAGAGGAACCAAAAAAGAAGAAGTAGAAAGAGGTATGGTTCTCTGTAAGCCAGGCTCAATCACTCCTCACAAAAAATTTGAAGGTGAAATTTATGTTCTTTCAAAAGAGGAAGGCGGAAGACATACTCCATTCTTTAATGGATATAGACCACAATTCTATGTAAGAACAACAGATATCACAGGTTCTATTACGTTACCAGAAGGTGTAGAAATGGTAATGCCAGGTGATAACATTAAAATCACTGTTGAATTAATCAACCCTATCGCACTTGAAGAGGGAACAAGATTTGCTATCCGTGAAGGTGGTAGAACTGTAGGTGCGGGTGTTGTTACAAAGATTATCGAATAG
- the rpmG gene encoding 50S ribosomal protein L33: MAKGNRVKIGLKCSECGDINYSTVKNAKTQTEKLELKKFCPRLNKHTIHKEVKLKS; the protein is encoded by the coding sequence ATGGCTAAAGGTAATCGCGTAAAAATTGGACTCAAATGTTCTGAATGTGGTGACATTAATTACAGCACTGTAAAAAATGCAAAAACCCAAACAGAAAAACTGGAGCTAAAAAAGTTCTGCCCAAGATTAAATAAACACACAATTCATAAAGAAGTAAAACTAAAAAGCTAA
- a CDS encoding alpha-1,2-fucosyltransferase — MRKDLVIIRVDGGIASQIDFVALGLEFKSRGYKVKYDLSWFDEFGNGICNEQNGYDRSYNIVFDIPKAFPDIKCEIASRDEIEIYRKKYFVDNEEVIELKPPLYVGGYLGRHFTFKYRDFFAKHFNPKEIQESDSECKILLDNILSNHSCGVHIRRGDLSKEHVVYGKSLSVEYFLKNIQLVLQIEPKSKFYFFSDDLEWVKKKVIPSLNSIEYEICNVNSVEKGYLDLYLLSRCKIIIASQGSMGKFAKMLASDTETLLIAPNKNAPMENMIMVNWVDSYESSGEKQIQKPLSWRNKIRLKIYKKFRNKLLQKGIL; from the coding sequence ATGCGTAAGGATTTGGTGATTATTAGAGTAGATGGAGGGATAGCTAGTCAAATTGATTTTGTGGCACTTGGGTTGGAGTTTAAGTCTAGGGGATATAAGGTTAAATATGATCTTAGTTGGTTTGATGAATTTGGCAATGGCATTTGCAATGAGCAAAATGGTTATGATAGATCTTATAATATTGTTTTTGATATTCCTAAGGCATTTCCGGATATTAAATGTGAGATTGCTAGTAGAGATGAAATTGAAATTTATAGAAAAAAATATTTTGTCGATAATGAAGAGGTAATAGAGTTAAAGCCTCCGCTCTATGTTGGTGGCTATTTGGGGAGGCATTTTACTTTTAAATATAGAGATTTTTTTGCAAAACATTTTAACCCCAAAGAAATACAAGAGAGCGATAGTGAGTGCAAAATTTTATTAGATAATATTTTATCAAATCATTCTTGTGGTGTGCATATACGGAGGGGAGATTTATCTAAAGAGCATGTAGTTTATGGGAAGTCTTTAAGCGTGGAGTATTTTTTAAAAAATATTCAATTGGTGTTGCAAATAGAGCCTAAGAGCAAGTTTTATTTTTTTAGTGATGATTTAGAGTGGGTCAAAAAAAAGGTTATCCCATCTCTTAATTCAATAGAGTATGAAATATGCAATGTTAATAGCGTTGAGAAGGGTTATTTAGATTTGTATCTTTTAAGTCGCTGTAAGATTATTATTGCCTCACAAGGGAGTATGGGTAAATTTGCCAAAATGCTGGCTTCAGATACTGAAACATTATTGATTGCTCCAAATAAAAATGCACCTATGGAGAATATGATAATGGTTAATTGGGTTGATTCTTATGAAAGCTCTGGAGAAAAGCAAATACAAAAACCTTTAAGCTGGAGAAACAAGATAAGATTAAAAATTTATAAAAAATTTCGCAATAAGCTCTTACAAAAGGGAATATTATGA
- the nusG gene encoding transcription termination/antitermination protein NusG has translation MYWYAIQTYFGSEQAVKRGIENLVREHHLEERITDIVVPTEDIIEVKNNKKKISERSLYPGYVFVKVDLDTALWHKIQSLPKVSRFIGEAKKPTPLSEADINHIIEKVQNRAAPKPKVIFEAGEVVRIIEGPFANFTGTVEEYDMEHRKLKLNVSIFGRSTPIEILYSQVEKIV, from the coding sequence TTGTATTGGTATGCGATTCAAACATATTTTGGTAGTGAGCAAGCAGTAAAGCGTGGGATTGAAAATCTTGTAAGAGAACATCACTTAGAAGAGAGAATCACTGATATTGTTGTTCCAACAGAAGATATTATTGAAGTAAAAAATAACAAAAAAAAGATAAGCGAAAGAAGTCTTTATCCCGGATATGTTTTTGTAAAAGTTGATCTTGATACAGCATTATGGCATAAAATTCAATCTTTACCGAAAGTTAGTCGTTTTATTGGTGAGGCTAAAAAGCCAACTCCATTGAGTGAAGCAGATATTAATCATATTATTGAAAAAGTTCAAAATCGTGCTGCTCCTAAACCAAAAGTTATTTTTGAAGCGGGAGAAGTTGTTAGAATCATTGAAGGTCCTTTTGCAAACTTCACTGGAACAGTTGAAGAATATGATATGGAGCATAGAAAACTCAAATTAAATGTTTCTATTTTTGGTAGAAGCACCCCTATTGAAATACTTTATTCACAAGTGGAAAAAATAGTTTAA